One Ancylobacter novellus DSM 506 genomic window, AGGTGCCAGGGTTGGGAATGTGCTTCACCACCGCCGCACCGACGCCGATCGTCACGTCGTCGCCGATCCGGATGTCCTGCTTGACCGAACTGCCGGTGCCGATCCACGAGGTGGCGCCGACGATCACGGCGCCCGACAACGTGACGCCCGGCGCGATGTGAGTACCGTCGCCGATCTCGCAATCATGGTCGATCCGCGCGCCCGTATTTACGATCACCGCGTCGGCGATCTTCGCCCCGGTATTGATGATGGCGCCCGCCGCGATGAAAACGCCCTCTCCCAGCCGCGCGCCGCGGCTGATCACCGCCGACGGATGAACGATCGACGGCGTCGCATAGCCGGCTCGTTTGAGATCGTGAAACAGCGCCAGCCGACGCCGGCCGTCACCGATGGCCACGATGGCGGTCGGCCATCGGTCGACCAGCGCGCTCATCATCTTCATGGCGCCGAGAACCGGGAAC contains:
- a CDS encoding acetyltransferase, whose protein sequence is MADAGEGLRTRRYQRRWGSDHAEVHGSGQQEVMKTPLLILGCGGHGRVVADAALDCGYEEIAFLDDRYDALPGPVPFPVLGAMKMMSALVDRWPTAIVAIGDGRRRLALFHDLKRAGYATPSIVHPSAVISRGARLGEGVFIAAGAIINTGAKIADAVIVNTGARIDHDCEIGDGTHIAPGVTLSGAVIVGATSWIGTGSSVKQDIRIGDDVTIGVGAAVVKHIPNPGTYVGVPARRQDKRKDGRA